Proteins from a genomic interval of Methanococcoides sp. AM1:
- the feoB gene encoding ferrous iron transport protein B has translation MFTRLKKKKCCNPEDNTESALEKIILVGNPNVGKSVIFNHFSDSYAIVSNYPGTTVAISKGNGKIAGKEYEIIDTPGMYSLLPITEEERVSQSYLFESKPFVYVHVVDAKNLQRMLPLTLQLIEAQVPLILVLNMMDEAAERGIEINEAQLENELGIPVICTTSIKGEGLDRLENAITSYDLQHVDNKVKYSRGIESAIEEISSLVRSEYGISKRTLAQLLLQNDRVAFDKIVQNNEEVRSIKNVIEETEKGYTDPLNYVLTIERQAFVNDIVGPVMSTTKKTDTVTKNTDERPQTSLRERVDKLLIHPVTGIPILLVVLYFGLYKFVGGFAAGTVVDYLEGTLFGEQINPWVIETFSSIVPYPVIQDLFVGEYGILTQAVTYAIALIMPLVGAFFIVFSIIEDTGYLPRLAMLIDRAFKKMGMSGRAVIPMVLGFGCSTMATMVTRTLETKREKIITSMLLSLAIPCSAQLGVILGILSFSGKALLIWAFVISLELLVIGYLSSKVLPGKNPSFFMEIPPLRLPKLSNVLIKTYSRMQWYFLEVMPLFVVASVLIWIGKLTGLFEMAVRLFGYPAQWIGLPVEAGVMFLYGFFRRDFGAAGLFDMYNAGMLTDINLVVAAITLTLFMPCIAQFMVTVKERGAKIALGMAAFIFPSAFAVGFVVNYVLTTLGVVL, from the coding sequence ATGTTTACCAGATTAAAAAAGAAAAAGTGTTGCAATCCCGAGGACAATACTGAAAGTGCCCTTGAGAAAATAATCCTCGTAGGAAACCCAAATGTGGGCAAGAGCGTCATCTTCAACCATTTCTCAGACAGCTATGCCATTGTTTCAAATTATCCGGGAACTACAGTAGCAATAAGCAAAGGAAATGGGAAAATCGCAGGTAAGGAATACGAGATAATCGACACTCCCGGAATGTACTCATTGTTACCGATAACAGAGGAGGAGCGCGTTTCACAAAGTTATCTCTTTGAAAGTAAGCCATTTGTTTACGTTCATGTTGTGGATGCTAAGAACTTGCAACGTATGCTTCCTCTGACACTCCAGCTAATAGAAGCACAGGTACCCCTCATACTTGTCCTGAATATGATGGATGAGGCTGCTGAGAGAGGAATTGAGATCAATGAGGCTCAACTCGAAAATGAGCTGGGAATTCCTGTTATCTGTACGACCTCAATAAAGGGAGAAGGGCTCGACAGGCTTGAAAACGCAATCACCAGTTATGACCTTCAACATGTCGATAACAAAGTAAAGTACAGCAGGGGAATTGAATCTGCAATTGAAGAAATATCATCATTGGTAAGATCTGAATACGGGATATCAAAAAGGACACTTGCACAGCTGCTTCTCCAGAATGATAGGGTTGCTTTTGATAAGATCGTCCAGAACAATGAAGAAGTCAGGTCGATCAAAAATGTCATCGAGGAAACGGAAAAAGGATACACAGATCCACTTAATTATGTCCTCACAATAGAAAGACAGGCCTTTGTCAATGATATTGTCGGGCCTGTGATGAGTACGACCAAAAAGACAGATACTGTTACAAAAAATACTGATGAAAGACCACAAACATCACTTCGGGAACGTGTTGACAAACTCCTTATACACCCTGTAACAGGAATACCAATACTGCTAGTGGTACTCTATTTTGGATTGTACAAATTTGTAGGAGGCTTTGCAGCAGGGACTGTTGTGGACTACCTTGAAGGAACATTGTTCGGGGAACAGATCAACCCGTGGGTGATCGAGACCTTCAGTTCCATTGTCCCATATCCGGTCATACAGGACCTCTTTGTAGGCGAATACGGAATACTGACACAGGCTGTGACATATGCAATTGCACTTATAATGCCGCTTGTGGGTGCATTCTTTATTGTGTTCTCCATAATCGAGGATACGGGTTACCTTCCACGCCTTGCAATGCTGATAGACCGTGCATTCAAGAAGATGGGAATGAGCGGTAGAGCTGTCATTCCCATGGTGCTTGGTTTTGGGTGTTCTACAATGGCAACCATGGTTACACGCACCCTTGAAACAAAAAGGGAGAAGATCATCACAAGCATGCTACTCTCGCTGGCGATCCCATGTTCTGCACAGCTTGGTGTAATACTGGGAATTCTCTCGTTCAGCGGGAAAGCACTATTAATATGGGCTTTTGTTATCAGTCTGGAACTTTTGGTGATAGGATACCTTTCATCAAAGGTGCTGCCCGGGAAAAACCCCAGTTTCTTCATGGAAATACCACCGCTAAGACTTCCGAAGCTTTCGAACGTGCTCATAAAGACGTATTCAAGGATGCAATGGTATTTCCTTGAGGTCATGCCCCTGTTCGTTGTGGCAAGTGTGCTGATCTGGATAGGAAAGCTTACAGGACTGTTCGAGATGGCAGTTCGATTGTTCGGATATCCCGCACAGTGGATAGGACTTCCTGTTGAAGCAGGGGTCATGTTCCTGTATGGGTTCTTCAGGAGAGATTTCGGTGCTGCCGGATTGTTCGATATGTACAATGCAGGAATGCTGACCGACATCAACCTTGTTGTCGCTGCCATCACACTGACATTGTTCATGCCATGTATAGCACAGTTTATGGTAACTGTGAAAGAAAGAGGAGCTAAGATAGCCCTCGGAATGGCTGCATTCATCTTCCCCAGTGCATTTGCGGTCGGCTTTGTTGTGAACTATGTCCTGACAACATTGGGAGTGGTACTATGA
- a CDS encoding metal-dependent transcriptional regulator — translation MKISENAEEVLEKMWVCTNEKNTDTVSLGSLELDETSPEIQELLKIENITLSDSHISLTEEGTANGRTVVRRHRLAERLLADVLNTKDKYVHSSACEFEHILYHGIDENVCILLGHPRTCPHGKPIPEGECCKKAKEELEHVVASLSSLRNGQSGKIAYFNMREEDKMQKMLAMGVLPGIPIDLVQSYPSYVFDLNHTRYAVDREIADSIYVRIKRD, via the coding sequence ATGAAAATAAGTGAGAATGCGGAAGAGGTCCTGGAAAAGATGTGGGTCTGCACAAACGAAAAGAACACGGATACTGTGAGTCTGGGATCCCTTGAACTGGACGAAACTTCCCCAGAGATACAGGAACTGCTCAAGATCGAGAATATCACACTTTCCGACTCACATATCAGCCTTACAGAGGAAGGGACTGCAAACGGCAGGACCGTTGTCAGACGACATCGTCTTGCTGAGCGTCTTCTTGCGGACGTTCTTAACACGAAGGATAAATACGTACACAGCTCTGCATGTGAGTTCGAGCATATACTGTACCATGGTATCGATGAGAACGTGTGTATCCTGTTAGGACACCCGCGTACATGCCCACATGGAAAGCCGATCCCTGAAGGGGAATGCTGTAAAAAGGCAAAAGAAGAGCTCGAGCATGTGGTTGCATCCCTTTCTTCCCTGAGGAACGGACAAAGCGGGAAGATCGCTTATTTTAATATGCGTGAAGAGGACAAGATGCAGAAGATGCTGGCAATGGGTGTACTTCCGGGCATCCCTATAGATCTTGTCCAGTCATATCCTTCCTATGTATTCGACCTGAACCATACGAGATATGCAGTTGACAGGGAAATTGCCGACAGCATATATGTAAGGATAAAAAGGGACTGA
- a CDS encoding cupin domain-containing protein: protein MEKHNIFNQIPADLTHEVFEPLVDQHGVLIERIISKKHVTPEGQWYDQDRSEWVMVLQGEAKLLFEDSEVVHLNPGDHINIPAHCKHRVIWTSDTTETLWLAVHY, encoded by the coding sequence ATGGAAAAACATAATATTTTTAACCAAATACCAGCCGATCTAACCCATGAAGTGTTTGAGCCTTTGGTGGATCAACATGGGGTATTGATCGAGCGTATTATTTCAAAGAAACATGTGACTCCGGAGGGCCAATGGTACGATCAGGATCGCAGTGAGTGGGTAATGGTGTTGCAGGGGGAGGCGAAGTTGTTGTTTGAAGATTCAGAGGTGGTGCACCTCAATCCCGGCGACCATATTAATATTCCAGCCCACTGCAAACACAGGGTCATCTGGACCAGTGACACGACAGAAACCCTCTGGTTGGCGGTACATTATTGA
- a CDS encoding sarcinarray family MAST domain-containing protein, giving the protein MFSISPTALAYNSYGEIYTYEAYYNDEVLEFDAAKPTLKIDEPFKVKVEFTVYQEYKVSGKLTEIVSGNFEVVDGPSEMDTYSVAYLNPNESHTFEWTVKPTEGWAGGSLPLNFHYSIIEKYNPEPVVNDEFTIVYPYISTEYYDTPETTPAEPPETDTNQTPAFTLPAALLAIALVALRKKC; this is encoded by the coding sequence ATGTTTTCAATATCCCCCACTGCTCTTGCATACAATTCATATGGGGAAATATACACATATGAAGCTTACTACAATGACGAAGTTTTAGAGTTCGATGCTGCAAAACCAACACTGAAAATAGATGAACCATTCAAAGTTAAAGTCGAATTTACTGTTTACCAAGAATACAAAGTTTCAGGAAAATTAACAGAAATTGTATCTGGGAACTTTGAAGTTGTAGATGGACCATCTGAAATGGACACATACTCTGTAGCGTATTTAAATCCAAATGAATCACATACTTTCGAATGGACTGTCAAACCAACAGAAGGGTGGGCAGGTGGTTCATTGCCATTGAATTTTCATTACTCAATTATAGAAAAATACAATCCAGAACCAGTAGTAAATGATGAGTTTACAATTGTCTATCCATACATCTCCACCGAATACTACGACACCCCCGAAACCACACCAGCAGAACCCCCGGAAACCGACACCAACCAGACCCCTGCATTCACCCTCCCGGCTGCCCTGCTGGCAATAGCACTTGTTGCCCTGCGCAAAAAGTGCTAA
- a CDS encoding HIT family protein, with product MECLFCNIIKGDIPSYKVYEDETAYAFLDINPCARGHTVVVPKTHYENFTDMPAEEAGTLFATVRMIARLVEDAVSADGSNIGLNNKPAAGQLVPHVHVHIIPRFEGDGGGSMHSIVSVPGAADDLEEMAELLVME from the coding sequence ATGGAATGTCTGTTCTGCAACATAATAAAGGGAGATATCCCGTCCTACAAGGTCTACGAAGACGAAACAGCCTATGCTTTCCTTGACATAAACCCCTGTGCCAGAGGACACACCGTGGTTGTCCCGAAAACACACTACGAAAACTTCACCGACATGCCTGCAGAGGAAGCCGGCACACTTTTCGCCACTGTAAGGATGATCGCAAGACTGGTAGAAGATGCCGTATCCGCAGACGGCTCGAACATCGGCCTGAACAACAAGCCCGCCGCCGGTCAGCTTGTTCCCCATGTCCACGTCCACATTATCCCCAGATTCGAAGGAGATGGCGGCGGATCCATGCATTCCATTGTATCCGTTCCCGGTGCAGCGGATGATCTGGAGGAAATGGCGGAGCTTTTGGTGATGGAGTGA
- a CDS encoding DUF3427 domain-containing protein has translation MDNFPVSLLDSLKTGFIDQSLASKKEYLPELLVNDTDNGKKVLQTISRELKNCDEFWFSVAFATKSGVTSLINSFEELQNAGIKGKILVSQYQYFTQPEALRSLSKFNNIDLKIAVNCDFHAKGYLFKKSNRYNLIIGSSNLTANALCSNREWNLKISATCDSKLIADSINEFRNEFENAVLVDDEFIDSYALDYNLKKKFISSSRNSIESHHNDSITPNAMQKEALGNLKSLRSNNKDKALLISATGTGKTYLSAFDVKSYNPKKFLFVVHRRNIAEKAMQSFKKIFGNSRSMGLYSGNEREIDADFIFSTIQTISRDEHLSQFHQKYFDYIVIDETHRAGAESYQKILNHFKPEFLLGMTATPERTDGFDIFSQFEHNIAYEIRLHRALEEKMLSTFHYFGVKDVTVDDQVLDEDAAFSLLTAKERVDRIIEKAEFYGCDNGCVRGLIFCSSVAESQGLSDAFNARGYKTVSLSGKNREEERIDAIDRLESYDSSEKLDYIFTVDIFNEGVDIPKVNQIIMLRPTASAIIFVQQLGRGLRKANDKEFLTVIDFIGNYSNNYLVPIALYGDTTYNKDTLRKLMLSGSSLIPGSSTINFDKITHDRIFTAIDKANLHLKKDLVKGYELLKFKIGRYPMMMDFVEHGSRDPQLYANYSKSYFNFVSSQEESLQNKLSENEIKLLELFSNEIANTKRVEEVIILKKLIAGDILLKEEFKAIIFDKYGFSVSDETIESCIKNINFEFVTKKHNGNLVSVREIYDLNIVSYTNGLISFSDEFMDSLKNDTFSRFLNDMLDYSETIYNRKFDKNKYVDGFILYQKYSRKDVFRILNWDQNPLAQNVGGYRTNNQKTNCPIFVNYHKEEDISSTTKYEEGFVDSSEFEWMSKSNRTLKSDDVATIRNYRDGLRLPLFIKKSNGESNDFYYMGDVTPIDESFEEATLLDDNNKAVPVVKVRYRMNHPVEDSIYEYITAPSS, from the coding sequence ATGGATAACTTTCCTGTGTCTTTATTAGATAGCTTGAAAACTGGTTTTATTGACCAGTCCTTAGCTTCAAAAAAAGAGTATCTCCCAGAGTTACTAGTAAATGATACTGATAATGGGAAAAAGGTACTACAGACTATATCTAGAGAACTAAAAAATTGTGACGAATTTTGGTTTTCAGTAGCTTTTGCAACAAAAAGTGGTGTAACTAGTCTAATTAATTCATTTGAAGAACTTCAAAATGCTGGAATTAAAGGAAAAATATTGGTGTCCCAATATCAATATTTTACTCAACCAGAAGCATTGAGATCTTTGTCAAAGTTCAATAATATTGACTTAAAGATAGCAGTAAACTGTGATTTCCATGCAAAAGGATACCTATTCAAAAAAAGCAATCGATATAATCTGATTATTGGGAGCAGTAATCTTACAGCTAATGCATTATGTTCAAATAGAGAATGGAACCTAAAAATTTCAGCTACTTGTGACTCAAAATTGATAGCTGATTCTATTAACGAATTCAGAAATGAATTTGAAAATGCTGTATTGGTGGATGATGAATTCATTGATTCTTATGCATTAGATTATAATTTGAAAAAGAAGTTCATTTCAAGTTCAAGAAACAGCATCGAATCTCACCACAATGATTCAATAACTCCAAATGCAATGCAAAAGGAAGCATTGGGAAACCTGAAATCTTTAAGGTCAAATAATAAAGATAAAGCTCTACTAATTTCTGCAACAGGGACAGGGAAAACATATCTGTCTGCATTTGATGTGAAATCATATAATCCGAAAAAGTTTTTATTTGTAGTACATCGAAGAAATATTGCTGAAAAAGCTATGCAGAGCTTCAAAAAGATTTTTGGCAATAGCCGAAGTATGGGTCTTTACTCAGGAAACGAAAGAGAAATTGATGCTGATTTTATATTTTCTACGATTCAAACGATTTCCAGAGATGAACATTTAAGCCAGTTCCATCAAAAATATTTTGATTACATAGTTATAGATGAAACTCATCGAGCAGGGGCAGAAAGCTATCAAAAAATCCTCAATCATTTTAAACCAGAATTTCTGTTGGGTATGACTGCTACTCCTGAAAGGACAGATGGTTTTGACATCTTTTCTCAGTTTGAACACAATATTGCATACGAAATACGTTTGCATAGGGCTTTAGAAGAAAAAATGTTATCGACTTTTCATTATTTTGGTGTAAAAGACGTTACTGTAGATGATCAAGTTTTAGATGAAGATGCAGCGTTTTCTTTATTGACAGCAAAAGAACGTGTAGATAGGATTATTGAAAAAGCTGAATTTTATGGCTGTGATAACGGCTGTGTGAGAGGGCTTATCTTTTGTAGCAGTGTAGCTGAAAGTCAGGGATTGTCTGATGCATTTAATGCAAGGGGTTACAAAACGGTTTCATTGTCTGGTAAAAATCGTGAAGAAGAGAGGATTGATGCGATAGACAGATTGGAAAGCTATGATTCTTCTGAAAAATTGGATTATATCTTTACTGTTGATATCTTCAATGAGGGAGTGGATATTCCAAAAGTAAATCAAATTATTATGTTGAGACCCACTGCATCAGCCATAATCTTTGTACAGCAATTAGGAAGAGGATTGCGTAAAGCTAACGACAAAGAATTCCTTACTGTGATTGATTTCATAGGTAATTATAGTAATAACTACTTAGTTCCAATTGCATTATATGGTGATACTACCTACAACAAGGACACATTGCGTAAATTGATGTTAAGTGGAAGCAGTTTAATTCCGGGTTCTTCAACTATCAATTTTGATAAAATTACACATGATAGGATCTTCACAGCAATAGATAAAGCGAATTTACATCTCAAAAAAGATCTTGTGAAAGGCTACGAACTCTTAAAATTCAAGATTGGCAGATATCCTATGATGATGGACTTTGTAGAACATGGTTCTCGAGATCCGCAATTGTATGCAAACTATTCAAAATCCTATTTTAACTTTGTATCGAGTCAAGAAGAATCCTTACAGAACAAACTATCTGAAAATGAAATCAAGCTTCTCGAATTGTTCTCCAATGAAATTGCAAATACTAAGAGGGTCGAGGAAGTTATTATTCTTAAGAAATTGATTGCTGGAGATATTCTGCTAAAGGAAGAATTTAAAGCAATTATTTTTGATAAATATGGATTTTCAGTTTCCGATGAAACAATAGAATCGTGTATTAAAAATATCAATTTTGAATTTGTAACTAAAAAACACAATGGCAATCTAGTTAGTGTCAGAGAAATATATGATTTAAATATTGTTTCTTATACAAATGGACTTATCTCATTTAGTGATGAATTTATGGATTCACTAAAAAATGACACTTTCTCGCGTTTTCTTAATGACATGCTGGATTATTCCGAAACAATTTATAATCGAAAATTTGACAAAAATAAGTATGTTGATGGCTTCATATTGTATCAGAAATATTCCCGGAAAGATGTCTTTAGAATTCTGAATTGGGATCAGAATCCGTTAGCACAGAATGTTGGAGGTTACCGTACTAATAATCAGAAGACAAATTGTCCAATATTCGTAAACTATCACAAAGAAGAAGATATCTCGAGTACTACGAAATACGAAGAAGGCTTTGTCGATAGTTCTGAATTTGAATGGATGTCTAAGTCTAACAGAACACTGAAGAGTGATGATGTTGCTACCATTAGGAATTACAGAGACGGACTAAGATTGCCTTTATTCATCAAAAAAAGTAATGGTGAAAGTAACGATTTCTACTATATGGGTGATGTGACTCCCATTGATGAAAGTTTCGAAGAGGCTACTTTGTTAGATGACAACAATAAAGCTGTTCCAGTTGTAAAAGTAAGGTATAGGATGAATCACCCTGTTGAAGACTCTATTTATGAGTACATTACAGCACCAAGTAGTTAA
- a CDS encoding (deoxy)nucleoside triphosphate pyrophosphohydrolase — MKHYEVVAAIIMDDDKVLCVQRNHGKYDYISLKYEFPGGKIEPDESKEQALERELLEELDLNIEIEREFLTVNHQYPDFSVTMHTFICSALNPTLNLKEHIAFKWLNPENLSILDWAEADLPIVSKLMKEC, encoded by the coding sequence ATGAAGCACTATGAAGTAGTTGCAGCAATAATCATGGATGATGATAAAGTTCTATGTGTTCAAAGAAATCATGGAAAATACGATTACATTTCTTTAAAATATGAATTCCCAGGTGGAAAAATAGAACCTGATGAATCTAAAGAACAAGCATTAGAACGCGAATTATTAGAGGAACTTGATCTAAATATTGAAATTGAGAGGGAGTTTCTAACTGTAAATCATCAGTATCCTGATTTTAGTGTTACTATGCACACTTTCATTTGCAGTGCCTTAAACCCAACATTGAATCTAAAAGAACACATTGCGTTCAAATGGTTAAATCCAGAAAATTTATCAATTTTGGATTGGGCTGAAGCAGATCTGCCAATTGTCTCTAAATTAATGAAGGAATGTTAA
- a CDS encoding PAS domain-containing sensor histidine kinase — translation MNREFWGEGDLWKIFMVVCYGIVVFSIIIIVALIYVATDLPLSYLLIMVTALCVYLPIFSILGYQSVKHKTKQLSEKLLIKENAVETSINAIGFADLNANLTYVNPAFLRLWGYDDETQILGRPILEFWKRNGRAEKILGTLLSEKRWEGEVIGVKKDGTEFPLLLSVNMVLNKDGEPLGIMGSSVDITEFKKAEKAMIDGKFAAEAANKAKTELLRNVSHELRTPLNSIIGFSNVLVDENLTEKQTKCAKIVLKNGKQLLGIFNNVLSISNIELMKMNLEVHPFSVPDVVKEVETSLMPFSTSKDINLTFDVDTNLGTIYADKEKIKQSLYNLTENAIKFTSTKGSVSVTAKKSNQFMEISVMDTGIGISSEEQKRLFIPFVQLDGSITRKYGGVGLGLAIAKNFVETHGGEIWVESEVEKGSTFGFSIPTNPRKSDF, via the coding sequence ATGAATCGGGAGTTCTGGGGAGAAGGAGATCTTTGGAAAATATTTATGGTTGTCTGTTATGGCATAGTCGTATTTTCAATCATAATTATAGTTGCACTTATTTATGTTGCGACGGACTTGCCTTTATCATATCTCCTGATAATGGTCACAGCGCTTTGTGTTTATTTGCCTATTTTTTCAATCCTGGGCTATCAATCAGTGAAGCATAAAACAAAGCAGTTGTCAGAGAAACTTTTAATAAAAGAAAATGCTGTCGAAACTTCCATCAATGCCATTGGTTTTGCGGATCTCAATGCCAATTTGACGTATGTTAATCCTGCGTTTCTCAGGTTGTGGGGATATGATGATGAAACTCAAATTTTGGGAAGACCCATTTTAGAATTTTGGAAAAGGAATGGACGAGCCGAAAAAATTCTGGGAACGTTGCTCTCTGAAAAAAGGTGGGAAGGGGAAGTGATAGGTGTAAAAAAAGATGGTACGGAATTTCCGTTACTCCTTTCAGTAAACATGGTATTGAATAAAGATGGTGAACCCCTTGGGATAATGGGTTCGTCGGTGGACATCACCGAATTCAAAAAGGCAGAAAAAGCAATGATAGATGGAAAATTTGCTGCTGAAGCTGCCAACAAGGCAAAAACTGAGTTATTAAGGAATGTAAGCCATGAACTCAGAACACCTTTAAATTCAATCATAGGTTTTTCGAATGTGTTGGTTGATGAAAATTTAACTGAAAAACAAACGAAATGTGCAAAAATCGTTTTGAAGAACGGGAAGCAATTATTGGGTATCTTCAACAATGTATTGAGTATTTCCAATATTGAGCTTATGAAAATGAACCTTGAGGTCCACCCATTCAGTGTACCGGATGTTGTTAAGGAAGTTGAAACATCGCTAATGCCTTTCTCTACATCAAAAGATATTAATCTGACATTTGATGTTGATACAAATTTAGGAACTATATACGCAGATAAGGAAAAGATTAAGCAAAGTTTATACAACCTTACTGAAAATGCTATTAAGTTCACATCAACAAAAGGCTCTGTGTCAGTAACAGCAAAAAAATCCAATCAGTTTATGGAAATATCTGTAATGGATACGGGTATTGGCATTTCTTCAGAAGAACAAAAAAGACTTTTCATACCCTTTGTACAACTTGATGGCTCAATTACGCGAAAGTACGGGGGTGTAGGGCTCGGACTTGCGATTGCTAAAAATTTCGTAGAAACGCATGGTGGCGAGATTTGGGTTGAAAGTGAGGTTGAAAAGGGAAGTACATTTGGATTTAGTATACCAACAAATCCTCGAAAGTCGGACTTTTAA
- a CDS encoding HEAT repeat domain-containing protein, with product MKFTRSVAIILFALVIMSPGCVEDTNVNPLIEDLDHENESISSGAMDELVGMGDEKTIVSLVQVVQNKNNSIEMRKNAITTLGKIGDNSTTDLLLDISMNESENKYLRMASILALGDIGDEESLGSLRGLSNGEDGLILYHAAYVLAPLNETYEVYGTYGELPYPLTEEQRSYRNNVGEIVFGVNFSEFPPIENSSMCLGHAQKSGYIQVMTDVDPGTSSMDEMYRIISTEAEKRGVYQVPVRFVYGTFSFA from the coding sequence ATGAAATTCACCCGATCTGTTGCAATCATCCTTTTTGCTTTAGTGATCATGTCGCCGGGATGCGTAGAGGACACTAATGTGAATCCTCTTATCGAAGATCTTGATCACGAGAATGAGAGTATCAGCTCCGGTGCAATGGATGAGCTTGTGGGCATGGGTGACGAAAAGACAATCGTATCACTTGTGCAGGTCGTGCAAAACAAAAACAATTCGATCGAAATGCGAAAAAATGCAATCACCACTCTTGGCAAGATCGGTGATAACAGCACAACGGACCTGCTTCTGGATATTTCAATGAACGAATCCGAAAATAAGTATCTCAGGATGGCTTCGATCCTTGCTCTCGGGGATATCGGGGACGAAGAGTCACTTGGATCTCTCAGGGGATTGAGCAATGGTGAAGACGGACTTATCCTGTATCATGCGGCATACGTTCTCGCGCCGTTGAATGAGACCTATGAGGTATATGGGACCTATGGTGAGCTTCCATACCCGCTTACCGAAGAACAGAGGTCTTACCGGAACAACGTTGGTGAGATAGTTTTCGGTGTAAATTTCAGTGAATTCCCGCCTATAGAAAATTCTTCCATGTGTCTCGGACATGCTCAAAAGAGCGGGTACATACAGGTAATGACAGATGTGGATCCCGGAACTTCGTCCATGGATGAAATGTATCGGATTATCAGCACTGAGGCGGAGAAAAGAGGTGTCTACCAGGTGCCTGTGAGGTTTGTCTATGGCACTTTTTCATTTGCATAA
- a CDS encoding Fic family protein: MNERAGKFVLTPEGYRSFIPKELPPVPPLEYDDQLHLLLSKADRNLARLDGITSVLPNPDLFIAMYVKKEALLSSQIEGTQASLEGVLEFEADLVPKEDVNEIKEVVNYISALDHGIKRLSETPMSLELIKEIHKILLAGTRGDGLNSGEFKNCQNYIGIPGASIRQATFVPPTPDITIPAMEALESFLLEKDHIPDLVKIGLIHAQFETIHPFLDGNGRMGRLLITFYLVWKEILSKPLLYLSFYLKNHRNDYYDLLMKVRTEGAWEDWLKFFLKGVSETSQEAVDTAREIIQLKDEMTKRLYEHSISSIHAIRLIDMLFEIPIISNKDVVDRLNITTVTANNLVIKFEEIGILTEITGKKRYKKYLFEEYVGIISRGTNNI, translated from the coding sequence ATGAATGAAAGAGCTGGAAAATTTGTACTGACACCTGAAGGATACAGATCGTTCATACCTAAAGAGTTACCTCCGGTCCCACCTTTGGAATATGACGATCAGCTTCATTTACTGCTTTCTAAAGCGGACAGAAACCTTGCAAGACTTGACGGGATCACATCAGTTCTACCTAATCCTGATCTTTTCATTGCAATGTATGTAAAGAAGGAGGCTCTTCTCAGTTCACAGATCGAAGGTACGCAGGCTTCCCTTGAAGGAGTTCTGGAGTTTGAGGCCGACCTTGTGCCGAAAGAAGATGTCAATGAGATAAAGGAAGTTGTGAATTATATCTCGGCCCTGGACCATGGGATCAAGAGACTTTCTGAGACTCCAATGTCCTTAGAACTTATTAAGGAGATCCATAAGATATTACTTGCAGGTACAAGAGGGGACGGACTGAATTCCGGAGAGTTTAAAAACTGCCAGAACTACATCGGCATTCCAGGTGCATCAATAAGGCAGGCTACTTTTGTACCACCAACGCCGGATATTACGATACCTGCTATGGAAGCACTTGAAAGTTTCCTTCTGGAAAAAGACCATATCCCGGATCTTGTGAAGATAGGGCTTATTCATGCACAGTTCGAAACGATTCACCCATTCCTTGATGGAAACGGTAGAATGGGAAGGTTGCTCATCACATTCTACCTGGTCTGGAAAGAAATTCTGTCAAAACCCCTTCTGTATCTGAGTTTTTATCTCAAGAACCACAGGAATGACTACTATGACCTGCTTATGAAGGTGCGTACAGAAGGTGCATGGGAGGATTGGCTCAAATTCTTCCTCAAGGGTGTCAGTGAAACATCACAGGAAGCCGTCGATACTGCAAGAGAGATCATACAGCTAAAAGATGAAATGACAAAACGGCTTTATGAGCACTCCATCTCAAGCATCCATGCCATCAGATTGATAGATATGCTCTTTGAAATCCCTATCATTAGCAATAAGGACGTTGTAGACAGACTTAATATAACAACCGTTACCGCAAACAATCTCGTAATCAAATTCGAAGAGATCGGTATATTGACCGAGATCACCGGTAAGAAGAGATACAAGAAATATCTTTTTGAAGAGTATGTAGGTATTATCAGCAGGGGAACGAACAATATTTGA